ACGTCCTCATCCGTGATGACTTTCATATTGTTCAGATATGCTTTGACCCGTCGCACCATTTGTGCttcttcaaacattttctttggatTTGGAGCAGCTGTAGACTTCTTGCGACGTTTCACTGTCGCTTGATTGTTGTGTTGTGCATGGGAAGTAGATGACACAGACATTTGATTGAGTGCTACCATAGCTGAGCTTGGCGGTTGCCCTTTCAGTTCGAGCAGTGTCAGTAGATCGTATGGTGAGCTGCACATGTGCGTTAAACTTCGGACTTCTTTGGCGATCATTCGCAGCTTCTCGAAATTTATGAGATTGTCGACAAACGTATCGTTACCCAAATGAATAAAGGTCAGATCTTTTTTCACCACCGGATAAAATGGAATGATTGGATGCTGTTCGCCCAGTTCGGTCAAAACGAGTTGACGATATTTAGACATATTGCGCGATGGATCTggaaataattagaaaatcgTTACAGGACAACTGAAAATCGTAGACGACCAAGCCAGTACGCTTACCCATTAAGTCTTGCAGATCACAGAAGAGTTTTTGGTATTTCGATGGAAGTTTTTCCCAAGTCAGTCGCAATCGAGACACAGCGACGTGACCTAAGCCCGATATAATTGCAAACATTGAGTTAAAGTTTTTGCATTCTTTGCAGTGTCGAGCGATTTTAACGAATTGCTTGATGATTTTCATCCGTCGCACCATATTATGTTCGCTGCATACTTCGGTCACCACCCAGAACATTTCTCGATTGACTAACTCTGCGAACTGTTTCAGCATTGGAATGCCATACTTGCTCttcaattcaaacaaatcgtCGACGTATTCGGTTGACTCAATTTGGCGGAAAATAGCAAAGTCTTGGAAAGTTAATTGAATGGCCAATTCATTGGCATTCAGTTGAAGGAAGTGTACAGCACTTTCGCGAATCAATTCGGGTGCCATATCATCAGGTACTAGGGTTTCAGTGATGCCGTTCGTTTTCAGATAATAACGTGACGACAGACCGATTCGTTCGGCAAGGTTTTGTAATTGTTCTGGCAGACGCCGTTGCTTAATCATGCCTCCTTCACCCACCGACACTTCACATAACGAGAAATTTGAACTGGGATCATGGATGCCAAACTCTTGCAGAGCCAACATTACCACCTCGTGTGCCGTTGTTTCTTTATGTACTAACAGATACTTGCACGTTTGATCCGATTTGTATACTTTCAGCACGTGCTCTGGATAGTCCGATGCCCGAAGGTCTTCATAGAATACCGTTGTCAAATCTGGATTGCTGTGAGATTGGTACAGCGTTGACAGGTTAACGGAGTTGTTATTATTGTTGGAGCCGGACGTTTTTGATTGGTTTGTTGTGCTCAGATCTGCCGAACTGGTTGTTGAATTGTCGTCGTCTTGTCCAAAGCCATCTAGCAAAGCGGCCGCATTTTTGGGCAGTAGATTCATTTTTATGAGAGCACGCTGCAGACGACGCTTAGGGCCGAGTGTCATGAAACCACCTTTGTGGCTATTTGttgaagatgatgatgatagtGATGACATGCTTCCGTCTTTCTTGGATGTTTGCGATTTTGCATTGTTGTGTGGTGTCTGTGTCGAAACTAGAATGGCACAATCTGTCTGGTCTTGCGATGATGATGTCGAGGTAGAAAGAATATCGACGCTGGACAATCTGACGCGTGGATCATGAGTCTGTAGTTTGGAAATGTCAGCGTTCATCTTACGTCGACAGGGCCGCGGTCGCGGCGAGCTACTGTCAGGATTCTGAAGGGTTTCCTTTAATTGCAGTAGATTGCTTTTCACAGTTATGCTAAGATGTGTTGTACTGGTGAGAAGTTCCATGGCTCTAGCAAACGAGACATGATCGAAACTTTGACCATTCACTTCCAGTATTTGATCGCCACGTTTCAGGCCAACATCTTCGGGTTTCGACTTCTTATTCACTTTCGATATAAAAATGCCGTTTACATATCCCTTTTCATAGCCACCCACAATGTCGAAATGAAGATCTTCGTCTCTAGACGACCTCGCCAATGTAACATTTCGTGTTCGCGCCTTAGTAGCGCAAGCGATGTGTAACAAGCGTAGATAACCTTGCATCGACTTCTTTTCGAGCACCGACTCAAATGTCTCcaaaaattccatcatttgcgGATCCGTTTCAAAGTCGGTAAAATGATTGTTCACCCACAGTAGCACAACCCTTGTAACTCGTTCTCGTATTTCTGACAGTGTAACTGTAGTTTGCAACGATGAAGTATCTTCATTCTCGAACCATGTCATTAGCTGATTTAAAACCGTCTGTGCGCTGTCAATAAAAGTCCGATGAGTCAGCAAGAAATCCTCCACATACGTCGGATCCGTCATTGAgttttcttcaattaattGCTGTACAAGTCTATCAGATGTGCCTCGTATCACAACATGGCCACGTCTCATCGTTCCACCTTCCATGGCACCATGTCGGAGCTCTGTCACCATCACAACACGGCCGTCCTCTTCATGCTTTACAGTATTTTCTTCGCCCTGATGCTGTATCCGATAATAGTCGGTTTGTGTTATGCAAACGAATTGACAGTCATGGCATTTTGTTCGCATCACTCCGCGATGGTACAATTTGTCCATTGTGGGCAATATACCGAAACTATCGCCTACTTGAAGTTCCTCTTTATCACCGTTACTCTGCTCAATCTCAACATGTCCATTAATTAATACACTCCAAGAATCCAATTCTTCGCCATCGTTCATGACCATTGTACCGGCTTTTTCTACAACAGCAAACACCATCACCGAACACAAAGCCCTCCTCACGGCCAATGTGACATTTGTGAAtgctttcaaatttttggtaaagTCTAGCAATGTTTCAATGTCGTCCTCTGTGCGATCGGATGGATCTTTTTCTAAACATTCGCGCACGGTATCTCGGACAGCCAAActctgaaaagaaaaatgccaATGAGATGAGACTTGATGGAACAATTTTTCATCAACTTGTTCGATCTACTTACGTCCATGCTTTCGGCTAAATCCTCTTCATCTGAATCGACCACTGATTCGACCAATCCGGAAAGATCGACCTCGTCAGCGTCTATCGAAGAACTATGTACAGATGTCATGGTATCGGATCCACTATATGCCGAACTAGTATCACTGGAATGCGAACCACGATTGCACTTTTGGTATAAGTCTGGTCGATTTCCGCTAAACTGTAGCATTAACATAAAAATCTCGGTTAAAACGATTGAGTCCATCGACTGCAGACATTCGTGCCACTTACATTGCTATCGTCACATACAATATTGACTCCACTTTGTATTGCGTGTCGTATGTTGTGATGATCCATGTTGTTTATCAGCCCGATGGTATTTGGGCTCTGCGCTATGGCGTTGCCGACACTGTGACGGTACGGCAACGAGCCACGATAGCTACCACCACGATTGGGCGTCTTTATTGCAGCAGTTAATTGCGATTGTTGGCTTAACGATGAATGGACAGGATTGGCAAGCGATGACGATCGCTGATGATACGCGGTGGAGGTTAGCTGTGTTGTTGACGGGTTTAATGAGTTTATTTCAGGATAGTCGATCTGGAAATGAATATTCTGTCAGCTTTTGGATTGCAAGCATTTTGATGTTCGAGGTTTCAATGGATTAGGGGTTCATTCAGAAAGTAGGGGAAAAGGAGAATTTTAGACTTATTTTGTACGTCGCAATGGAATggagaaaaatttggaaatgtaTGAAGTCTGTCAAATAACCCATGAAGAGCGtacgtaatttgtgaatagCCCCATAGTGAATACCATTCTGTATTGTCATTCCATCATTAATTCCTGATGCTAAATTAATGTCATTGCTAACATCATACAGACGTATTAGAATGAACGACATTCTTTAACATGTGAGGGGAAAACTATGCGAGCAAACTCTGTACCACCTACTTCCATTGGCGTATATTGGCGCCCTTATCTCGTCTATTGACGTGTtatttccttctattggtCACCAATAGCAAATACCACCTGCCCCAGTATTTCCTCGCGTAATTTCCCCCTCGTTAAAATGCTAAACAATTCGCAAAAGAATGATGACATCTTATCGTTGTTCCCCTTGCTAAAGTAATGTACCTTCCTAATTCAGTATGATTATAAATAAGCAGTGAAAATGCGCTGTATGTGTTTACGCTGTTCGTTATAGACAGCTCGTATCTGTGAGCATAACTGTACTGATCGTATAGTATATAATCATCAATATACGACTTCGGTGTacaaaaacgaagaaaaatgaaatatgataTACCTCTTAAATCAGCACTGTACGTTTCTAAACAACCTAACTTCTACATGCAGCCTTgtatgaaacaattttttttcttaattcaaaGACACCTTACACACAACTCAGTTCATTGTCCAACGTATTTCATTCCTTCATTCAAGCGTTTgtgttatttttttcgttaaataaatatattcaaattgaatgaagTCGACATTAGAAAGTAGTATACCACATACATAAATGTATAGTCTCTGTCGCAGCTTTAATAAAGCATAAAAGCAAATAAAACGTAAACGCATACGCGTGCATATTATTACATTTCAAATGAGTCGTGTTGTTTCTCGAGATTCGTTGGAAATTCATGGAAATATTGGTTCAACATTGCACAACGCTTTAAATACGTTTTGTTGGTCGCATTTATTTTAACACCTACAAAATGTACGCCTTTGTATGCTCTTCAACTCCTTCTATctcattaatttttataagTGAAAACACCATTCATTAAAATGGTTTGGTTGGATTTtatcgtttgttttgattgCATCGCTCTTGTTATCCCGCCATAATAAGATCACAATGACCGACGATATA
This window of the Bradysia coprophila strain Holo2 unplaced genomic scaffold, BU_Bcop_v1 contig_324, whole genome shotgun sequence genome carries:
- the LOC119079457 gene encoding rap guanine nucleotide exchange factor 2 isoform X4 — protein: MLKHSYLSPSKQRTKSQSSENSEIDDDPGICCSSSTTIATSNSTLKSCQSDDDDIKTTARPLRTKVSRRRPPSGAENAVRRWNSFHSTRGECHPNKFRRDRKSISPSIDLGRRSILSGGSSTRSWELRRGKSLAEKSSLGASTLIAAKEHRAASICFGKRNGGSVRRPSECFVLETSEMIVIDYPEINSLNPSTTQLTSTAYHQRSSSLANPVHSSLSQQSQLTAAIKTPNRGGSYRGSLPYRHSVGNAIAQSPNTIGLINNMDHHNIRHAIQSGVNIVCDDSNFSGNRPDLYQKCNRGSHSSDTSSAYSGSDTMTSVHSSSIDADEVDLSGLVESVVDSDEEDLAESMDSLAVRDTVRECLEKDPSDRTEDDIETLLDFTKNLKAFTNVTLAVRRALCSVMVFAVVEKAGTMVMNDGEELDSWSVLINGHVEIEQSNGDKEELQVGDSFGILPTMDKLYHRGVMRTKCHDCQFVCITQTDYYRIQHQGEENTVKHEEDGRVVMVTELRHGAMEGGTMRRGHVVIRGTSDRLVQQLIEENSMTDPTYVEDFLLTHRTFIDSAQTVLNQLMTWFENEDTSSLQTTVTLSEIRERVTRVVLLWVNNHFTDFETDPQMMEFLETFESVLEKKSMQGYLRLLHIACATKARTRNVTLARSSRDEDLHFDIVGGYEKGYVNGIFISKVNKKSKPEDVGLKRGDQILEVNGQSFDHVSFARAMELLTSTTHLSITVKSNLLQLKETLQNPDSSSPRPRPCRRKMNADISKLQTHDPRVRLSSVDILSTSTSSSQDQTDCAILVSTQTPHNNAKSQTSKKDGSMSSLSSSSSTNSHKGGFMTLGPKRRLQRALIKMNLLPKNAAALLDGFGQDDDNSTTSSADLSTTNQSKTSGSNNNNNSVNLSTLYQSHSNPDLTTVFYEDLRASDYPEHVLKVYKSDQTCKYLLVHKETTAHEVVMLALQEFGIHDPSSNFSLCEVSVGEGGMIKQRRLPEQLQNLAERIGLSSRYYLKTNGITETLVPDDMAPELIRESAVHFLQLNANELAIQLTFQDFAIFRQIESTEYVDDLFELKSKYGIPMLKQFAELVNREMFWVVTEVCSEHNMVRRMKIIKQFVKIARHCKECKNFNSMFAIISGLGHVAVSRLRLTWEKLPSKYQKLFCDLQDLMDPSRNMSKYRQLVLTELGEQHPIIPFYPVVKKDLTFIHLGNDTFVDNLINFEKLRMIAKEVRSLTHMCSSPYDLLTLLELKGQPPSSAMVALNQMSVSSTSHAQHNNQATVKRRKKSTAAPNPKKMFEEAQMVRRVKAYLNNMKVITDEDVLHVLSLECEPSGGSAPNTVIIRKRHPSPTLSTTSSTSSTSEGKKGALAGPKFGTASPQAVKKILSLSEPSKTRPHQARHPGGSMTYSTHTYSQGGGRAVHERSHSDTPTPLPSVDLSVESSSVTSLSNLPLRKNIASGSVTSSDSGHGSCIQADTHSNCSESGIYHVASSIVHNLPSPILQQRRHSTMHGPTFLGIFPNTLSQMVMLTSPTSSTIQDTLIIPTTHHPSSASTSSSSSSSFAGSSISLTAQQSPNNLHGRQQFPSSTTQILPATSPLGGGSIGAGHTAFVVPTSIYLPSSRPNGHGLMAPPQNSKVPRHPPAYSVAAQMARLHRIGRAHSHEGVTLPNTEYFFTEPREEDDDEDAQVSAV
- the LOC119079457 gene encoding rap guanine nucleotide exchange factor 2 isoform X5 — encoded protein: MLKHSYLSPSKQRTKSQSSENSEIDDDPGICCSSSTTIATSNSTLKSCQSDDDDIKTTARPLRTKVSRRRPPSGAENAVRRWNSFHSTRGECHPNKFRRDRKSISPSIDLGRRSILSGGSSTRSWELRRGKSLAEKSSLGASTLIAAKEHRAASICFGKRNGGSVRRPSECFVLETSEMIVIDYPEINSLNPSTTQLTSTAYHQRSSSLANPVHSSLSQQSQLTAAIKTPNRGGSYRGSLPYRHSVGNAIAQSPNTIGLINNMDHHNIRHAIQSGVNIVCDDSNFSGNRPDLYQKCNRGSHSSDTSSAYSGSDTMTSVHSSSIDADEVDLSGLVESVVDSDEEDLAESMDSLAVRDTVRECLEKDPSDRTEDDIETLLDFTKNLKAFTNVTLAVRRALCSVMVFAVVEKAGTMVMNDGEELDSWSVLINGHVEIEQSNGDKEELQVGDSFGILPTMDKLYHRGVMRTKCHDCQFVCITQTDYYRIQHQGEENTVKHEEDGRVVMVTELRHGAMEGGTMRRGHVVIRGTSDRLVQQLIEENSMTDPTYVEDFLLTHRTFIDSAQTVLNQLMTWFENEDTSSLQTTVTLSEIRERVTRVVLLWVNNHFTDFETDPQMMEFLETFESVLEKKSMQGYLRLLHIACATKARTRNVTLARSSRDEDLHFDIVGGYEKGYVNGIFISKVNKKSKPEDVGLKRGDQILEVNGQSFDHVSFARAMELLTSTTHLSITVKSNLLQLKETLQNPDSSSPRPRPCRRKMNADISKLQTHDPRVRLSSVDILSTSTSSSQDQTDCAILVSTQTPHNNAKSQTSKKDGSMSSLSSSSSTNSHKGGFMTLGPKRRLQRALIKMNLLPKNAAALLDGFGQDDDNSTTSSADLSTTNQSKTSGSNNNNNSVNLSTLYQSHSNPDLTTVFYEDLRASDYPEHVLKVYKSDQTCKYLLVHKETTAHEVVMLALQEFGIHDPSSNFSLCEVSVGEGGMIKQRRLPEQLQNLAERIGLSSRYYLKTNGITETLVPDDMAPELIRESAVHFLQLNANELAIQLTFQDFAIFRQIESTEYVDDLFELKSKYGIPMLKQFAELVNREMFWVVTEVCSEHNMVRRMKIIKQFVKIARHCKECKNFNSMFAIISGLGHVAVSRLRLTWEKLPSKYQKLFCDLQDLMDPSRNMSKYRQLVLTELGEQHPIIPFYPVVKKDLTFIHLGNDTFVDNLINFEKLRMIAKEVRSLTHMCSSPYDLLTLLELKGQPPSSAMVALNQMSVSSTSHAQHNNQATVKRRKKSTAAPNPKKMFEEAQMVRRVKAYLNNMKVITDEDVLHVLSLECEPSGGSAPNTVIIRKRHPSPTLSTTSSTSSTSEGKKGALAGPKFGTASPQAVKKILSLSEPSKTRPHQARHPGSMTYSTHTYSQGGGRAVHERSHSDTPTPLPSVDLSVESSSVTSLSNLPLRKNIASGSVTSSDSGHGSCIQADTHSNCSESGIYHVASSIVHNLPSPILQQRRHSTMHGPTFLGIFPNTLSQMVMLTSPTSSTIQDTLIIPTTHHPSSASTSSSSSSSFAGSSISLTAQQSPNNLHGRQQFPSSTTQILPATSPLGGGSIGAGHTAFVVPTSIYLPSSRPNGHGLMAPPQNSKVPRHPPAYSVAAQMARLHRIGRAHSHEGVTLPNTEYFFTEPREEDDDEDAQVSAV